In a genomic window of Flavobacterium sp. KACC 22761:
- a CDS encoding TonB-dependent receptor encodes MKLKLKFAIIALLMISYQNMMAQSKTIQGVVTDPSGFPLPGASITVQGSNNSASTDFDGKYSLKGVNPTDKIIYSYVGLVTQTVAVGTRTTIDVTLVESAQNLQEVVVAYGTQKRTKVTGAISTVTSKDITAVPITNAESALQGRAAGVTVVNGAPGSSPTVSIRGLATMGNSTPLYVIDGVLTGNLSGLNPSDIESISVLKDASTTALYGSKAYNGVIMVTTKKGKKGAGTLNFSSYAGFQRITKRYDVLNTQQYLKYAKDLGSDLTARAAEFGNINTNWQDEIFQDGVMQDYNLSFSNGTDNSTGRYSAGYLKQEGAVINTGFERYSFRANNTQTIGRLTVGSNVGVSFNKTNPERASGGRTLLEHAIKMAPYLPVYNANNLGGYQGPSTADGQDAENPVRVANLGYQNINGLSLIGNIFAEVEIIKGLKFRSQVALDYFTNEDHTFIPSYSDGSAHKQAYSSTAETNSKGQTIVFDNSLTYKTTIAEKHHVEAVGVITKIENKFKNLVASSRYYISDEIDQLRLQDANLSSTSSETNNLGYVARINYDYDDKYLLAVSGRRDGSSRFGSNYRYGNFYSVAVGWNIAKESFMANSIFSTLKLRASTGTTGNDLIDNYQYSGTLAANYIYPINGAAASGVTAGRASNPDLKWESKTDRNIGLDFGLLDEAITGSFEYFNNKGSDILFAVPLPASVGSAGGGTQTQNIANTKVHGFELSLGYNDRKGDFTWSAVANLGTSKNEVTSLAPGVTSVLGGPSGRAGLENFSRLEVGQPLFYFWGYQTNGIYKNQAEVDAALGAGQTTVQPGDIRFVDRNGDKVINSQDKTNIGNPYPDFTYGLNLTAAYKKFDFNCFITGVSGNDVFNSNKFDLEAMQRLFNASTDVLDRSIVQNGVVTNPSATLPRALGASQNWSSASQRYVEDGSYTRLKNVTLGYTLSGDAFDNHFTNIRFYLSAQNLVTITKYSGLDPEIARVDANANSAGIDIGRYPQPKSVIFGLDVTF; translated from the coding sequence ATGAAGTTAAAATTAAAATTTGCAATAATCGCATTGCTGATGATAAGCTATCAGAATATGATGGCACAATCCAAGACCATACAAGGTGTTGTTACCGATCCTTCGGGATTTCCATTGCCTGGAGCTAGTATTACAGTTCAAGGTTCAAACAATAGTGCATCAACAGATTTTGATGGTAAGTATTCCTTAAAAGGAGTTAATCCAACAGATAAAATAATATATTCTTATGTTGGCTTAGTTACGCAAACGGTTGCAGTAGGAACTCGTACTACAATTGATGTTACATTAGTTGAATCAGCACAAAACTTGCAGGAAGTTGTAGTTGCCTACGGTACACAAAAAAGAACAAAAGTAACTGGAGCAATTTCAACTGTTACCTCAAAAGATATTACAGCGGTGCCTATTACTAATGCAGAGTCTGCTTTACAAGGAAGAGCTGCGGGGGTTACTGTTGTAAATGGTGCACCTGGTTCTAGCCCTACGGTTAGTATTCGTGGTTTGGCTACAATGGGAAATAGTACACCTTTGTATGTAATTGATGGAGTTTTAACTGGTAACCTATCAGGATTAAATCCTAGCGATATTGAGAGTATATCGGTTTTAAAAGATGCCTCAACAACAGCATTATATGGTTCTAAAGCTTATAATGGTGTAATTATGGTAACGACAAAAAAAGGAAAAAAAGGCGCAGGAACATTAAATTTTAGTTCTTACGCAGGTTTTCAAAGAATCACTAAAAGATATGATGTTTTAAATACGCAGCAATATCTTAAATATGCTAAAGATTTAGGAAGTGATTTAACAGCAAGAGCAGCCGAATTTGGAAATATAAATACAAATTGGCAAGACGAAATTTTTCAGGATGGTGTAATGCAGGATTACAATTTAAGTTTCTCAAACGGAACAGATAATTCTACAGGCCGTTATTCTGCTGGATATTTAAAGCAAGAAGGAGCTGTTATAAATACCGGTTTTGAACGTTACTCTTTTAGAGCAAATAATACACAAACTATTGGAAGATTGACAGTTGGAAGCAATGTAGGCGTATCTTTCAATAAAACAAATCCAGAACGTGCTTCGGGAGGTAGAACATTATTAGAGCATGCTATTAAAATGGCGCCTTATTTGCCGGTTTACAATGCAAATAATTTGGGTGGTTACCAAGGTCCTTCTACTGCTGATGGGCAAGATGCTGAAAACCCAGTTCGTGTGGCCAACTTAGGATATCAAAATATTAATGGATTATCTTTAATTGGAAACATTTTCGCTGAAGTCGAAATCATTAAGGGACTTAAATTCAGGTCGCAAGTTGCTTTGGATTATTTTACAAACGAAGATCATACTTTTATTCCTAGCTACAGCGATGGTTCAGCTCATAAACAAGCTTATTCATCAACAGCAGAGACAAATTCAAAAGGGCAGACTATTGTTTTTGATAATAGTTTAACCTATAAAACTACAATTGCTGAAAAACATCATGTAGAAGCAGTGGGAGTTATTACTAAAATCGAAAATAAATTTAAAAATCTAGTTGCAAGCAGCCGTTACTATATTTCAGACGAAATTGATCAGTTGAGGCTTCAGGATGCAAATTTATCTTCTACTAGCAGTGAAACAAATAATTTAGGTTATGTAGCTCGTATTAATTACGATTATGATGATAAATATTTATTAGCTGTTTCAGGACGTAGAGATGGTTCTTCTCGTTTCGGTTCTAACTATCGTTATGGTAACTTTTACTCTGTTGCCGTAGGTTGGAATATTGCGAAAGAAAGTTTTATGGCAAATTCAATATTCAGCACATTAAAGCTTAGAGCAAGTACAGGAACAACAGGTAATGACCTTATTGACAATTATCAGTATAGCGGAACTTTAGCAGCAAATTATATTTATCCAATTAATGGAGCTGCTGCATCAGGTGTTACAGCTGGTAGAGCTTCTAATCCAGATTTGAAATGGGAATCTAAAACAGATAGAAATATAGGTTTGGATTTTGGTTTGCTTGATGAAGCAATCACTGGAAGCTTTGAATATTTTAACAATAAAGGTAGTGATATTCTTTTCGCAGTACCGCTTCCTGCTTCTGTAGGATCTGCTGGTGGAGGAACTCAAACTCAAAATATTGCCAATACAAAAGTACACGGATTTGAACTATCACTTGGCTACAATGACAGAAAAGGAGATTTTACATGGTCAGCAGTTGCTAATTTAGGAACAAGTAAAAATGAGGTAACAAGTTTGGCGCCTGGTGTAACTAGTGTATTAGGCGGACCATCAGGAAGAGCAGGTTTAGAGAACTTCTCAAGATTAGAAGTAGGACAGCCATTATTCTACTTCTGGGGGTATCAAACCAATGGAATTTATAAAAATCAAGCAGAAGTAGATGCTGCTCTTGGTGCAGGACAAACTACTGTTCAACCGGGTGATATTCGATTTGTGGATAGAAATGGAGATAAAGTAATCAACTCTCAAGACAAAACAAACATCGGAAATCCATATCCAGATTTTACTTATGGTTTAAATCTTACTGCAGCATATAAAAAATTCGATTTTAACTGCTTTATAACTGGAGTAAGCGGAAATGATGTTTTTAATTCAAACAAATTTGATTTAGAAGCTATGCAACGTTTATTTAATGCTAGTACAGATGTTTTAGACAGATCAATTGTTCAAAATGGAGTAGTTACTAATCCATCGGCTACATTGCCAAGAGCACTTGGAGCAAGCCAAAACTGGTCGTCTGCAAGCCAGCGTTATGTTGAGGACGGCTCTTATACAAGATTGAAAAATGTGACTTTGGGTTACACTTTATCGGGAGATGCTTTTGATAACCATTTTACAAATATCCGATTCTATTTAAGTGCGCAAAATCTTGTTACAATTACAAAGTACTCTGGTTTAGATCCTGAAATTGCTCGTGTAGATGCTAATGCAAATTCTGCCGGAATTGATATAGGAAGATACCCACAGCCTAAATCAGTAATTTTTGGACTTGATGTTACATTTTAA
- a CDS encoding RagB/SusD family nutrient uptake outer membrane protein yields the protein MMRKIKYTVAVLLGIFTINSCNDNDLELSNPNELSPETYFKSETQVQASVNAAYANLQTRGLYARHIFFALDNMSQENKGNPQLEGNKKPFLDFSFDASSDIIQYYWETCFLGISKANFVLDNEAKINALPNSILTQEKKNKFLGEAHFLRAYYYFLLVPRFGDLPIYTKQTIVGNPRSPKDEVYKLIVADFDFASKNLLSKNVEDKGRATKEAAFAYLGKALLYQKKYDEALAAFSKVTGFSLETNFYNNFMDETEHGPESIFEIEYDEKLGVADKWGSDTAGDGVAESTLRGQEYGNLGWYNVYPSDNLLDEYEPGDKRFGDTFYVPGSKYNNGANTMTAANFSSSEGLRRAGWKKYQNYYKRTDENLDSSINFKVMRYSDVLLMMAECESLRSGGVQATAIGYINQVRARAGVPLLATTLTKDQVFTALIHERKVELAGEQVRFDDIIRWGIASTQLAGTGFKAGKNELWPIPNRETSSNPNIKPSDNNPGY from the coding sequence ATGATGAGAAAAATAAAATATACAGTTGCAGTATTATTAGGGATTTTTACAATAAATTCTTGCAACGACAATGATTTAGAATTGAGCAATCCAAATGAGTTATCGCCGGAAACATATTTTAAAAGTGAAACTCAAGTACAAGCTTCAGTAAATGCTGCTTATGCAAACTTGCAAACAAGAGGATTATATGCAAGACACATTTTCTTTGCTTTAGATAATATGTCTCAAGAAAATAAAGGAAATCCGCAATTGGAAGGAAATAAAAAACCTTTTCTTGATTTCTCTTTTGATGCAAGTAGTGATATTATCCAATATTATTGGGAAACTTGTTTCTTAGGAATTTCTAAAGCGAATTTTGTTTTGGACAATGAAGCTAAGATTAACGCTTTGCCAAATTCTATTTTGACACAAGAAAAAAAGAATAAGTTTTTAGGAGAAGCTCATTTTTTAAGAGCCTACTATTACTTTCTATTAGTGCCTCGTTTTGGAGATCTTCCAATTTACACAAAACAAACAATTGTAGGTAATCCAAGAAGTCCAAAAGATGAAGTATATAAATTGATTGTAGCTGATTTTGACTTTGCATCTAAAAATTTATTAAGCAAAAATGTAGAGGACAAAGGTAGAGCAACAAAAGAAGCGGCTTTTGCTTATTTAGGAAAAGCACTATTGTATCAAAAGAAATACGATGAGGCTTTGGCTGCTTTTAGCAAAGTGACTGGATTTAGTTTAGAAACTAATTTCTATAACAATTTTATGGATGAAACAGAGCATGGTCCTGAATCAATCTTTGAAATTGAATACGATGAAAAATTAGGTGTTGCTGATAAATGGGGTAGTGATACTGCTGGAGATGGTGTTGCCGAATCTACTCTTAGAGGTCAAGAATATGGTAATCTTGGCTGGTACAACGTATATCCTTCTGATAATTTATTAGATGAATATGAGCCAGGTGACAAACGTTTTGGCGATACTTTTTACGTGCCAGGATCTAAATATAATAACGGAGCCAACACAATGACAGCAGCTAATTTTTCTTCATCAGAAGGTTTAAGAAGAGCAGGCTGGAAAAAGTATCAAAACTATTATAAACGTACTGATGAAAATCTTGATTCAAGCATCAACTTCAAAGTAATGCGTTATTCTGATGTATTGCTTATGATGGCTGAATGTGAAAGCTTAAGATCTGGTGGTGTACAAGCAACAGCTATTGGTTACATTAATCAAGTTCGTGCAAGAGCAGGTGTACCATTGTTGGCAACAACACTTACAAAAGATCAAGTATTTACTGCGCTTATTCATGAGCGTAAAGTAGAATTGGCTGGTGAGCAAGTTCGTTTTGATGATATAATTAGATGGGGAATTGCTAGTACTCAATTAGCAGGAACCGGTTTTAAAGCAGGTAAAAACGAATTATGGCCAATTCCAAACAGAGAAACTTCTTCGAATCCAAATATTAAACCAAGTGATAATAATCCTGGTTACTAA
- a CDS encoding vanadium-dependent haloperoxidase, with amino-acid sequence MKTYKFLFKVLLFSALSISAFAQNKDNKKQAEPTGASNMAYKWSEIAITATANDTDRFKPRPTVTSRFLGLTFVAIFDAWSRYDEKAIPVYLKDADRRPVKEQTLKNKEIAISYAAYNALSEYYFSDKELFKAFMIELGLDPNDKSLDPKTPAGIGNLAAKAVIEARKHDGSNQYGEEDGSNGTPYFNYVNYKPVNTADEMVDVNHWQPKYFSDGKGGKFAPGCMTPFWGKVKPVGLKTGDQFRAMSPPSLDSEQLKNEVAELIDLQHNLTNEQKALVEFMRDGPKSVQQAGHWLKFAQDVSRRDKHTLDQDVKMFFYNQVTAMDCFIACWDTKMFYDFARPYALVHYYYKDKTINAWGGPGFGNIDMKGQDWRPYSPDIFLCPAFPGYVSGHSTISGGCGEALKLWTGSDTFGESATVDAPGSMTEPNNVGKAVVLKFPTFTETANMAGISRVMGGYHIQADNVEGLKLGRNVAHEVWKFYNFHIGNKTIDKITSIE; translated from the coding sequence ATGAAAACATATAAATTTTTGTTTAAAGTACTATTGTTTAGTGCTTTAAGCATATCTGCGTTTGCCCAAAACAAAGACAATAAAAAACAAGCTGAGCCAACAGGAGCAAGCAATATGGCTTATAAATGGAGCGAAATTGCTATTACTGCAACGGCAAATGATACAGATAGATTTAAACCAAGACCAACAGTAACTTCCCGTTTTTTAGGATTAACATTTGTAGCCATTTTTGATGCCTGGAGCCGTTATGATGAAAAGGCTATTCCGGTATATTTAAAAGATGCAGATAGAAGACCTGTAAAAGAGCAAACACTAAAAAATAAAGAGATTGCTATTAGTTATGCCGCTTACAATGCCTTAAGCGAATATTATTTTTCAGACAAAGAACTATTCAAAGCTTTTATGATAGAATTAGGATTGGATCCTAATGACAAATCTCTTGATCCGAAAACTCCAGCAGGAATAGGAAATTTAGCTGCAAAAGCGGTAATCGAAGCCAGAAAACATGACGGTTCAAATCAATATGGAGAAGAAGACGGATCAAACGGAACTCCGTATTTTAACTATGTAAATTACAAGCCAGTAAATACTGCAGATGAAATGGTAGATGTAAATCACTGGCAACCAAAATATTTTTCTGATGGAAAAGGCGGCAAGTTCGCACCAGGTTGCATGACGCCATTTTGGGGTAAAGTAAAACCTGTTGGGTTAAAAACTGGAGATCAGTTTCGTGCAATGTCTCCTCCTTCTTTAGATTCTGAGCAACTTAAAAATGAAGTTGCAGAACTAATTGATTTGCAACATAATCTTACTAACGAGCAAAAAGCATTAGTAGAGTTTATGCGTGATGGACCAAAATCAGTGCAACAAGCTGGGCATTGGCTAAAATTTGCTCAAGATGTTTCAAGACGCGACAAGCACACGCTGGATCAGGATGTGAAAATGTTTTTTTACAACCAAGTAACGGCTATGGATTGTTTTATAGCTTGTTGGGATACAAAAATGTTTTACGATTTTGCTCGTCCTTATGCTTTAGTGCATTATTATTATAAAGACAAAACGATAAACGCTTGGGGCGGACCTGGTTTTGGAAATATTGACATGAAAGGGCAAGACTGGAGACCGTATTCGCCAGATATTTTCTTATGTCCTGCATTTCCCGGTTATGTTTCAGGACACAGTACAATTAGTGGCGGTTGTGGTGAAGCATTAAAACTATGGACAGGAAGTGACACTTTTGGAGAATCTGCAACAGTGGATGCGCCAGGATCAATGACAGAACCTAATAATGTAGGAAAAGCAGTTGTCTTAAAATTTCCAACGTTTACTGAAACAGCAAATATGGCTGGAATTTCCAGAGTTATGGGAGGCTATCACATTCAGGCAGATAATGTTGAAGGACTTAAACTTGGAAGAAACGTAGCTCACGAGGTTTGGAAATTCTACAATTTTCATATCGGAAATAAAACTATAGATAAAATTACTTCAATTGAATAA
- a CDS encoding two-component regulator propeller domain-containing protein: protein MSRKNCFRAIVILFFIVNNLFSQNKFENYQFRLVDKEASKSGIYTISQDQSGFMWMGTNGAGLFKYDGVNYVAYEQNSRLKNSINSNLIYATYVDSRNRLWIGTDEGLCLYNRNLDNFESIDIQKKIKKETVISIKSIIEDNNGNLLLGTVNNGLLKLNTTTREIAKVASDVVNNSNYLINSLAKDKKGTIYLGTNLGLKVFDPRKNVTKKIDIGNDSRIHAASIVSMCLDSNQNLWIGDGFKGLIKVDLHSKVKQAFFYPITKKRIMSILARDAKTILCATENDGLIIVDNQGVVQKKYVNSKFNTRSLSSNSVWSLLLDKENRIWLGYYNKGLGVFDKINSKVNIIESLPGNPQSLQTNCVTGIAKDHQGQLWISMEGGGVDVYNPTTKDFKHITRTDASLYSGLTNDNITKVFIDKKQNVWLSSWNEGIFLLKKGSRSFINYNTKNTPNLASDNIMSITEDSRGVIWIGTFAKGLHYYTPSDGQFHHCNAKPFLTNAITNIDIRNVMVDSDDAVWVGSTTGLYKVVTNDYITFSVTSFRGKMSEKLRNHKSTHTINALYQAKNKEIWIGTDGAGLFSYNKKTDVLKWYINFKGLHEKSISAITESNEGYIWLSGKKGITRLDLKNNSTINYSTYDGLLGNDFNNNAVLRDEDGMLYFGSYEGLNYFDPSNLVKSKKQLPIYFTDLKLFNKSVGPLEKNSPLIKVLSETKKIILKHDQSVFTIDFIAVNYSFPARNEYAYYLEGFDDSWNYVGNKRSATYTNLAPGNYTFKVKAAEKNGAWSKVPLELKIEILPPWWKTSFAYLFYTLLLGAAIHFANQYYQNRFKQKQMIEFEKQKAIQIEKLNNKKLQFFTNISHEFRTPLTLILNPLGDIIKNNSQQLPEGVLNKLQTIQKSSDRLSRLINELMDFNKLQFNKMNLQLQLIEVVGFTKEVVSYFNEEALSRGIELQFESNKASLKDWIDPKMLEKIIFNVVSNAFKVTPDNGKIIVKIVINNEQIHFPLIDSSDVAPYFTIVVEDTGSGLDKKDIKRIFDRFYQVNNLNKAYYGTTGIGLEVVRGFVELHKGIIEVESELGVGTIFKLLFPLGKDFFDENEILFEGYKKENKISFKPIVEKEEIQLTEDEEQQDRVYTILIVEDNVELRNYLKSELKKEYKVIVAENGQVGLDLALQKLPDLILTDVIMPVMNGLELCKNIKANLKTSHIPLMMLSAKALVKDRLEGIDSGADMYLSKPFDMDILRSSLVQLINSRQIMFNKFYNGITSTAKEKTTSLDNEFIKNVLKYINDNIRETELSVEVLASNVFLSRSQLYRKVKTLTGVSVNEFIRNVRLEKAKELIELGNDNITEISYKVGFSSPSYFTKCYKEKFGCLPTQKVNNN, encoded by the coding sequence ATGTCTCGAAAAAATTGTTTTAGAGCGATAGTTATTTTATTTTTTATAGTAAACAATTTGTTTTCTCAAAATAAATTTGAAAACTATCAATTTCGATTAGTAGATAAAGAAGCTTCGAAAAGTGGCATTTATACCATTTCACAAGATCAGTCTGGATTTATGTGGATGGGTACAAATGGTGCTGGCTTATTTAAATACGATGGAGTCAATTATGTTGCTTATGAACAAAACTCTCGACTTAAAAATTCTATTAATAGCAATTTGATTTATGCTACTTATGTTGATAGTCGCAACCGGTTGTGGATAGGGACTGACGAAGGATTATGTTTGTACAATCGAAACTTAGATAATTTTGAAAGCATTGATATTCAGAAGAAAATTAAAAAAGAAACTGTAATTTCTATTAAAAGTATTATCGAAGATAATAATGGAAATCTATTGTTAGGAACAGTTAATAACGGTTTGCTAAAATTAAATACTACCACGCGCGAAATTGCCAAAGTTGCTTCTGATGTAGTAAATAACTCAAATTATCTTATCAATAGTCTTGCAAAAGACAAAAAAGGAACAATTTATTTGGGAACAAATTTAGGATTGAAAGTATTCGACCCTAGAAAGAATGTGACTAAAAAAATTGACATTGGCAATGACAGTCGCATACACGCGGCAAGCATCGTGTCTATGTGTTTAGACAGTAATCAAAATTTATGGATTGGCGATGGATTTAAAGGCTTGATAAAAGTAGATTTACATTCTAAAGTTAAACAGGCTTTTTTCTACCCAATTACGAAAAAAAGAATCATGTCAATATTGGCTAGAGATGCCAAAACAATTCTTTGTGCGACCGAAAATGATGGTTTAATCATTGTAGATAATCAGGGAGTTGTTCAAAAAAAGTATGTAAACAGCAAATTCAATACGCGTAGTTTAAGTTCAAATTCGGTTTGGTCTTTATTATTAGACAAAGAGAACAGAATTTGGCTGGGTTATTATAATAAAGGCTTAGGCGTTTTTGATAAAATAAACAGCAAGGTCAATATCATAGAAAGTTTGCCTGGAAATCCACAATCTTTACAAACCAATTGTGTGACTGGAATTGCCAAAGATCATCAGGGACAATTATGGATTTCTATGGAAGGCGGTGGAGTAGATGTCTATAATCCTACAACCAAAGATTTTAAGCATATTACCAGAACTGATGCTAGCCTATATTCTGGATTGACTAATGATAATATTACAAAAGTATTTATTGATAAAAAACAAAATGTCTGGCTATCGAGCTGGAACGAAGGGATTTTTCTTTTAAAAAAGGGAAGCAGGAGTTTTATTAATTATAATACAAAAAACACTCCTAATCTGGCTTCAGATAATATTATGAGCATTACAGAAGATTCCAGAGGTGTAATTTGGATTGGGACTTTCGCTAAAGGACTACATTATTATACACCGTCAGATGGACAATTTCACCATTGTAATGCTAAACCATTTTTGACAAATGCAATAACCAATATTGACATCAGAAATGTAATGGTTGATTCAGATGATGCCGTTTGGGTTGGTTCAACAACTGGACTTTATAAAGTGGTTACGAATGATTATATCACTTTTTCTGTAACTTCTTTTAGAGGTAAAATGTCGGAGAAATTAAGAAATCATAAAAGCACACATACGATCAATGCTTTATATCAGGCTAAAAACAAAGAAATTTGGATTGGAACTGATGGTGCAGGATTATTTAGTTACAATAAAAAAACAGATGTTTTAAAATGGTACATAAATTTTAAGGGACTGCATGAAAAATCAATTTCGGCTATTACAGAATCTAATGAAGGATATATTTGGTTAAGCGGAAAGAAAGGAATCACGAGACTGGACTTAAAAAACAATAGTACAATCAACTATTCTACATACGATGGTTTACTTGGGAATGATTTCAACAATAATGCTGTTTTAAGAGATGAAGATGGAATGCTTTATTTTGGAAGTTATGAAGGCTTGAATTATTTTGATCCTTCTAATTTGGTTAAAAGTAAAAAGCAATTGCCTATTTATTTTACTGATTTAAAGCTTTTTAATAAATCGGTTGGGCCACTTGAAAAAAACTCGCCGCTTATAAAAGTACTTTCCGAAACAAAAAAAATAATTCTTAAACACGATCAGTCTGTATTTACAATTGATTTTATTGCAGTAAATTATTCTTTTCCAGCCAGAAATGAATATGCGTATTATTTAGAAGGTTTTGACGATTCGTGGAATTATGTCGGCAACAAACGCTCGGCAACTTATACCAATTTAGCTCCGGGAAATTATACATTTAAAGTGAAAGCGGCAGAAAAGAATGGTGCTTGGAGCAAGGTGCCATTGGAATTAAAAATCGAGATATTGCCACCTTGGTGGAAAACATCTTTTGCGTATTTATTTTATACTCTTTTGCTTGGAGCAGCAATTCATTTTGCCAATCAATACTATCAAAATCGATTCAAACAAAAACAAATGATCGAGTTTGAAAAACAGAAAGCGATTCAGATTGAAAAATTAAATAATAAAAAATTGCAGTTTTTCACTAACATCTCACATGAATTCAGAACTCCATTAACATTGATTTTGAATCCTTTAGGAGATATAATCAAAAATAATAGTCAGCAACTTCCAGAAGGCGTACTGAATAAATTGCAAACGATTCAAAAAAGTTCTGACAGACTTTCCCGACTAATTAATGAGTTGATGGATTTTAATAAATTGCAGTTCAATAAAATGAACCTTCAATTGCAATTGATTGAAGTAGTTGGTTTTACAAAAGAAGTGGTCAGTTATTTTAATGAAGAAGCATTAAGCCGTGGAATTGAGTTGCAATTTGAATCCAATAAAGCTTCCTTAAAAGATTGGATCGACCCTAAAATGCTTGAAAAAATTATTTTCAATGTCGTTTCGAATGCTTTTAAAGTTACTCCGGATAACGGAAAAATTATAGTGAAAATCGTAATTAATAACGAACAAATTCATTTTCCTTTGATTGATTCATCAGATGTTGCACCTTATTTTACGATAGTTGTTGAAGACACTGGTTCTGGGTTAGATAAAAAAGATATTAAAAGAATTTTTGACAGGTTCTATCAAGTAAACAATTTGAACAAAGCATATTATGGAACTACAGGAATTGGCTTGGAAGTAGTTCGCGGATTTGTCGAATTGCATAAAGGAATAATTGAAGTTGAAAGCGAATTGGGAGTAGGCACTATTTTTAAATTGCTGTTTCCTTTAGGAAAAGATTTTTTTGATGAAAATGAAATATTGTTTGAAGGATATAAAAAGGAAAATAAAATTAGCTTCAAGCCAATTGTAGAAAAAGAGGAAATCCAATTGACTGAGGATGAGGAACAGCAAGACCGAGTGTATACGATTTTAATTGTTGAAGACAATGTAGAACTTCGAAACTATTTAAAAAGCGAGCTCAAAAAAGAGTACAAAGTGATCGTTGCAGAAAATGGACAAGTTGGTTTAGACTTAGCATTACAAAAATTGCCTGATTTGATTTTAACTGATGTAATTATGCCTGTTATGAATGGTTTGGAATTATGTAAAAATATAAAAGCCAATTTAAAAACTAGCCATATTCCGTTAATGATGTTGTCTGCAAAAGCTTTAGTTAAAGATAGATTGGAAGGAATTGATTCTGGTGCTGATATGTATTTGAGCAAACCTTTTGATATGGATATTTTAAGGTCTAGTTTAGTGCAATTGATTAATAGCAGACAAATTATGTTTAATAAATTCTATAACGGAATTACTTCTACTGCTAAAGAAAAAACAACCTCTTTAGATAATGAATTCATAAAAAATGTACTGAAATACATTAATGATAACATTCGAGAGACCGAATTAAGCGTAGAAGTTTTGGCCTCAAATGTATTTTTGAGCAGAAGCCAGTTGTATCGAAAAGTGAAAACATTAACTGGCGTATCTGTAAATGAATTTATTCGTAATGTTCGCTTAGAAAAGGCTAAAGAATTAATTGAGTTAGGAAATGACAATATAACTGAAATTAGTTATAAAGTTGGTTTTAGTTCTCCTTCTTATTTTACAAAATGCTACAAAGAAAAATTTGGATGCTTGCCGACTCAAAAAGTAAATAATAATTAA